A genome region from Pygocentrus nattereri isolate fPygNat1 chromosome 10, fPygNat1.pri, whole genome shotgun sequence includes the following:
- the mcm8 gene encoding DNA helicase MCM8, translated as MNGQGAIRSSWRSRGSSGSWRGGRGSERGGRGGWRGGWNRGGGGRGWRGRPWERGGSKHSPNITQRGAEFASPVHRVTQATLDVGCPYKGWRLYFSEGFVESALYVEKIKTFEQYFTSQIDLYDKDEIERKGSILVDYKDLLSNKQIAAALPALARELRDMPEKILDCLGLAIHQVLTKDLERHADELQAQEGLPTDATPIINIPHISARIYNYEPLIPLKMLRANLYGKFVAIRGTVVRVSNIKPLCSKMAFICNSCGDTQSLALSDGRYSTPTKCLQKECRGRTFTPNRSSPLTLTVDWQTIKVQELIADDQRESGRIPRTIECELTQDLVDSCVPGDMVTITGVIKVSSEEGSGRNKKDKCMFLLYIDANSVSNSKGQKNKPASEPEGQGASVEFSLKELYGIQEIQAQEDLFKLIVNSLCPAIYGHLLVKAGLSLALFGGCQKYMDDKNRIPIRGDPHVLVVGDPGLGKSQMLQAVCNVSPRGIYVCGNTTTSSGLTVSLSRDSGSGDYALEAGALVLGDQGICCIDEFDKMGNQHQALLEAMEQQSISLAKAGIVCTLPARTSIVAAANPVGGHYNKAKTVSENLKMGSALLSRFDLVFILLDTPNEDHDHMLSEHVMAMRAGKKGMVSSATVARNSTQESNISILEIPSDRPLSERLKVFPGENLDPIPHQLLRKYVGYARHYVHPSLSAEAAQVLQDFYLELRKQNQSADSTPITTRQLESLIRLTEARARLELREKATQSDAEDVVDIMKHSLTDTYSDEFGRLDFDRSQLGSGMSNRSKVKKFVVALNQIAERTHKTLFDFTELRQLAKELQVQVVDFEGFISALNEQGYLLKKGHKTYQLQTI; from the exons ATGAACGGACAGGGAGCTATAAGAAGCTCTTGGAGGAGCAGAGGCAGCTCTGGTTCATGGAGGGGAGGAAGAGGCTCTGAACGTGGTGGAAGGGGTGGTTGGCGAGGAGGTTGGaatagaggaggaggaggtagAGGCTGGAGGGGCCGTCCTTGGGAAAGAGGAGGGAGCAAACATTCACCCAACATCACACAGCGTG GTGCAGAGTTTGCTTCACCAGTTCATCGTGTAACCCAAGCAACACTTGATGTAGGATGTCCCTACAAGGGATGGAGGCTTTATTTTTCTGAag gttttgtcGAGTCTGCACTTTATGTTGAGAAGATAAAGACATTTGAGCAGTACTTCACATCACAAATTGATCTTTATGACAAA GATGAAATTGAAAGAAAAGGGAGCATCTTGGTGGACTACAAAGACCTACTCTCGAACAAACAGATTGCTGCAGCGCTTCCTGCTCTTGCTCGTGAGCTCAGAGACATGCCTGAAAAGATACTTGACTGCCTGGGCTTAGCCATTCATCAG GTGCTTACAAAGGATCTGGAAAGGCATGCAGATGAGCTACAAGCCCAGGAGGGGCTGCCTACGGATGCTACTCCTATTATCAATATACCACACATAAGTGCTAG GATTTACAACTATGAGCCACTGATCCCACTGAAGATGCTGAGAGCCAATTTATATGGTAAATTTGTGGCTATTAGAGGGACTGTAGTTAGAGTGAGcaacatcaaacctctctgcaGCAAGATGGCTTTTATTTGTAACAGCTGTGGAGACACTCAGAGCCTGGCTCTGTCTGATGGGAGATACAGTACACCCACTAAG tgtcTTCAGAAAGAATGCCGTGGTCGAACCTTCACCCCTAACAGAAGTTCACCTttaacacttacagttgactggcaGACTATAAA AGTTCAGGAGCTGATAGCAGATGACCAACGTGAATCAGGACGTATTCCCCGTACTATTGAGTGTGAACTTACTCAGGACCTGGTGGACAGCTGTGTACCCGGGGACATGGTCACCATCACAGGAGTTATTAAAGTATCCAGTGAGGAAG GGAgtggaagaaataaaaaagacaagTGCATGTTCCTGCTGTACATTGATGCAAATTCGGTCAGTAATTcaaaaggccaaaaaaacaaGCCTGCTTCTGAACCAGAAGGCCAGGGGGCATCGGTCGAGTTTTCACTCAAAGAGCTGTATGGCATCCAGGAGATTCAAGCACAAGAGGACCTTTTCAAGTTAATTGTGAA TTCTCTTTGTCCAGCCATCTATGGGCATTTG CTTGTTAAGGCAGGATTATCTCTGGCATTATTTGGAGGCTGTCAGAAGTACATGGATGATAAGAACCGAATCCCTATAAGAGGAGACCCACATGTGCTTGTGGTAGGAGATCCTGGCCTtggaaaaagtcaaatgttaCAG GCGGTATGTAATGTTTCCCCACGTGGCATCTATGTGTGTGGGAACACCACCACCTCCTCAGGACTGACAGTCTCTCTGTCTAGGGACAGTGGCTCTGGAGACTATGCACTTGAAGCCGGAGCCTTAGTGTTAGGAGATCAGG GTATCTGTTGCATTGATGAATTTGATAAGATGGGAAATCAGCACCAGGCGTTGCTAGAGGCTATGGAACAGCAGAGCATAAGCTTGGCTAAAGCTGGCATTGTCTGCACCCTTCCAGCTCGCACTTCCATCGTTGCAGCAGCCAACCCAGTGGGAGGCCATTACAACAAGGCTAAAACAGTATCGGAGAATCTAAA AATGGGCAGTGCCTTACTATCCAGATTTGATCTTGTCTTCATTCTTCTGGACACTCCGAATGAAGACCACGACCACATGCTGTCAGAGCACGTCATGGCTATGCGTGCAGGTAAAAAGGGAATGGTTAGCAGCGCTACAGTTGCCAGGAACTCTACCCAGGAGTCCAATATATCCATTCTGGAGATTCCATCAGACAGGCCTCTTTCAGAAAGGCTAAAG GTGTTTCCAGGAGAGAATTTAGATCCAATCCCCCACCAACTTCTGCGTAAATATGTGGGTTATGCCCGGCACTATGTGCATCCCAGTCTTTCAGCTGAAGCTGCACAGGTTCTTCAGGATTTCTATCTGGAACTTCGCAAACAGAACCAATCAGCTGACAGCACCCCTATCACAACCCGCCAGCTGGAGTCCCTCATCCGCCTCACTGAG GCAAGAGCACGTCTTGAACTTCGAGAGAAAGCTACTCAAAGTGATGCAGAGGATGTGGTGGATATTATGAAACACAG TTTGACAGATACTTACTCTGATGAATTTGGCCGGCTGGATTTTGACCGATCTCAGCTTGGGTCTGGAATGAGCAACAGATCTAAAGTCAAGAAGTTTGTTGTGGCATTGAACCAAATCGCTGAGCGCACCCACAAAACATTGTTTGACTTCACGGAGCTGCGGCAACTGGCTAAAGAGCTCCAAGTTCAG GTGGTTGATTTTGAGGGCTTCATCAGTGCACTCAATGAACAAGGTtacctgctgaaaaaaggaCACAAAACATATCAGCTCCAAACTATTTGA
- the crls1 gene encoding cardiolipin synthase (CMP-forming) isoform X1 → MLAVCSHNLLSCARGHVARLSVSNVVTSRHQHGWEWARTVGVWSHKLRPRTETRSLQRPKTKFCSAGPRPMCVHLTSALRVHEQASLCRAVQLGSECMKMAVRTNHSVKLRNWTFNAQLYTLTRVLSDRVDTGALSGSKGYCTTPGNQVQKPPEQETREKEATQRASSFTPSNEGKFKELYENPWTIPNFLCMARIVLSPVLGYLIMEQYFHISLGLFVLAGATDLLDGYIARNWPNQKSALGSALDPLADKILISVLYISLTCAQLIPVPLTALVISRDIALIAAVFYVRYKTVPPPVTLSKFFNPCYTTAQLKPTLISKVNTAIQLLLVAASLASPIFHYTDSVLLQSLWYVTALTTAASGYSYYHYGRKTVEVLNNTK, encoded by the exons ATGTTAGCAGTTTGCAGTCATAACTTGCTAAGTTGTGCGAGAGGGCACGTAGCTCGGCTTAGTGTCTCTAATGTTGTGACCAGCAGGCACCAGCATGGCTGGGAGTGGGCACGAACAGTTGGAGTTTGGAGTCACAAATTGCGTCCTAGAACGGAGACAAGGTCTCTTCAGAGACCAAAAACCAAGTTTTGCTCTGCTGGACCTCGGCCCATGTGCGTGCACCTCACTTCAGCACTTCGTGTACACGAGCAGGCCAGTTTGTGTCGAGCTGTGCAGCTCGGTTCagaatgtatgaaaatggctgTGAGAACAAATCACTCTGTAAAGCTTCGGAACTGGACCTTCAACGCGCAGCTGTACACCTTGACTCGGGTTTTAAGTGACAGGGTCGATACAGGAGCTCTCTCGGGATCTAAAGGATATTGTACTACACCTGGAAACCAAGTCCAGAAACCTCCTGAACAGGAAACAAGGGAAAAAGAAGCCACCCAACGTGCCTCATCTTTTACTCCGTCAAACGAGGGCAAGTTTAAAGAGCTG taTGAGAATCCATGGACAATCCCCAACTTCCTCTGCATGGCTAGAATTGTGCTGTCTCCTGTCCTGGGTTACTTGATTATGGAACAGTACTTCCATATATCTCTTGGACTGTTTGTTTTGGCAGGAGCTACTGACTTA CTAGATGGATACATCGCTCGAAACTGGCCAAACCAGAAGTCGGCTTTGGGCAGTGCTCTGGATCCACTGGCCGATAAGATTCTTATTAGTGTGCTGTACATCAGTCTGACATGTGCACAGCTCATCCCAG TTCCTCTCACGGCACTGGTGATATCCAGGGATATAGCTCTGATTGCTGCAGTGTTCTATGTCCGCTACAAGACTGTTCCTCCCCCA GTAACTCTAAGCAAGTTTTTCAACCCGTGCTACACCACAGCGCAGCTTAAACCAACTCTTATTAGCAAG GTCAACACTGCTATCCAGTTGTTATTGGTAGCTGCATCACTTGCATCCCCAATATTTCACTACACTGACAGTGTTCTGCTGCAGTCACTGTG GTATGTCACTGCACTGACAACTGCAGCATCTGGTTACAGCTACTATCATTATGGTAGGAAAACTGTTGAAGTACTGAACAACACAAAATAG
- the napba gene encoding N-ethylmaleimide-sensitive factor attachment protein, beta a, with protein sequence MDNSGKEKEAMQLMAEADKKVKSSGSFLGGMFGGNHKVEDACEMYARAANMFKMAKNWSAAGNAFCQAARLHMQMQNKLDAATSFVDAGNAYKKADPQEAINCLNAAIDIYTDMGRFTIAAKHHMTIAEVYESELVDIEKAIAHYEQAADYYKGEESNSSANKCLLKVGFYCAQLEQYPKAIEIFEQVATSTMDNPLLKYNAKEYFWKASLCHFIVDELNAKLAIEKYESMFPAFSDSRECKLLKKLLEAHEEQNSEAFTEAVKEFDSISRLDQWQTTMLLRIKKTIQGDGGDLK encoded by the exons atggaTAATTCCGGCAAGGAGAAGGAGGCCATGCAGTTGATGGCTGAAGCAGACAAAAAAGTCAAGTCATCAGGGTCGTTTCTCGGAGGGATGTTCGG GGGAAACCACAAGGTAGAGGATGCGTGTGAGATGTATGCAAGAGCCGCCAACATGTTCAAAATGGCCAAGAACTGGAGTG CTGCAGGCAATGCTTTCTGCCAGGCTGCAAGACTTCATATGCAAATGCAGAATAAGCTGGATGCTGCCACCAGCTTTGTTGATGCTGGCAATGCTTACAAGAAGGCCGATCCCCAAG AGGCTATCAACTGCTTAAATGCAGCCATCGACATATATACAGACATG GGACGATTCACAATTGCAGCTAAACATCACATGACTATTGCAGAAGTATACGAGTCCGAGCTGGTGGATATTGAAAAG GCAATTGCCCATTATGAGCAGGCAGCTGATTATTACAAAGGAGAGGAATCAAACAg CTCTGCCAATAAATGTCTCCTGAAAGTTGGGTTTTATTGCGCACAGCTGGAACAGTATCCTAAAGCCATTGAAATCTTTGAACAG GTTGCAACTAGTACAATGGATAACCCACTACTGAAATACAACGCAAAAGAGTACTTCTGGAAGGCTTCACTGTGCCACTTCATTGTGGATGAATTAAATGCAAAG CTGGCCATTGAGAAGTACGAGAGTATGTTTCCAGCGTTTTCAGACTCTAGAGAATGTAAGCTTTTGAAG AAACTACTGGAAGCGCATGAGGAGCAAAACAGTGAGGCATTCACTGAGGCT GTAAAGGAGTTTGACTCAATCTCTCGTCTGGACCAGTGGCAGACAACTATGCTGCTACGTATCAAGAAAACTATCCAGGGAGATGGTGGTGACCTGAAATGA
- the crls1 gene encoding cardiolipin synthase (CMP-forming) isoform X2: MCVHLTSALRVHEQASLCRAVQLGSECMKMAVRTNHSVKLRNWTFNAQLYTLTRVLSDRVDTGALSGSKGYCTTPGNQVQKPPEQETREKEATQRASSFTPSNEGKFKELYENPWTIPNFLCMARIVLSPVLGYLIMEQYFHISLGLFVLAGATDLLDGYIARNWPNQKSALGSALDPLADKILISVLYISLTCAQLIPVPLTALVISRDIALIAAVFYVRYKTVPPPVTLSKFFNPCYTTAQLKPTLISKVNTAIQLLLVAASLASPIFHYTDSVLLQSLWYVTALTTAASGYSYYHYGRKTVEVLNNTK; the protein is encoded by the exons ATGTGCGTGCACCTCACTTCAGCACTTCGTGTACACGAGCAGGCCAGTTTGTGTCGAGCTGTGCAGCTCGGTTCagaatgtatgaaaatggctgTGAGAACAAATCACTCTGTAAAGCTTCGGAACTGGACCTTCAACGCGCAGCTGTACACCTTGACTCGGGTTTTAAGTGACAGGGTCGATACAGGAGCTCTCTCGGGATCTAAAGGATATTGTACTACACCTGGAAACCAAGTCCAGAAACCTCCTGAACAGGAAACAAGGGAAAAAGAAGCCACCCAACGTGCCTCATCTTTTACTCCGTCAAACGAGGGCAAGTTTAAAGAGCTG taTGAGAATCCATGGACAATCCCCAACTTCCTCTGCATGGCTAGAATTGTGCTGTCTCCTGTCCTGGGTTACTTGATTATGGAACAGTACTTCCATATATCTCTTGGACTGTTTGTTTTGGCAGGAGCTACTGACTTA CTAGATGGATACATCGCTCGAAACTGGCCAAACCAGAAGTCGGCTTTGGGCAGTGCTCTGGATCCACTGGCCGATAAGATTCTTATTAGTGTGCTGTACATCAGTCTGACATGTGCACAGCTCATCCCAG TTCCTCTCACGGCACTGGTGATATCCAGGGATATAGCTCTGATTGCTGCAGTGTTCTATGTCCGCTACAAGACTGTTCCTCCCCCA GTAACTCTAAGCAAGTTTTTCAACCCGTGCTACACCACAGCGCAGCTTAAACCAACTCTTATTAGCAAG GTCAACACTGCTATCCAGTTGTTATTGGTAGCTGCATCACTTGCATCCCCAATATTTCACTACACTGACAGTGTTCTGCTGCAGTCACTGTG GTATGTCACTGCACTGACAACTGCAGCATCTGGTTACAGCTACTATCATTATGGTAGGAAAACTGTTGAAGTACTGAACAACACAAAATAG
- the LOC108414139 gene encoding tribbles homolog 2-like, which produces MPSLLLTEPLSCPNGLQVGKNVLFETVGQNEFRAANVHSGQQLVCKVFPISRYLRSVAIYHHLPVHPNLSQLTETVVGETMAYVFFDLASYGNMHTYVQTSRSLDEDEASRLFHQMVSVVAHCHNNDVVLRDLKLRKFLFKNPERTMLTLSNLEDAHMMEKGDDSVYGKHGCPVYASPEGLRAEGKYSGKAADVWSLGVALYIILVGRYPFSDSNSNMLFNKIQRCKFSLPDTLSPKARCLIQNILRLDPTERLTAEDILDHPWFSSLSSQKVWRSMFYQDDDQMVPEFCS; this is translated from the exons ATGCCCTCCCTTCTTCTTACAGAACCTCTCAGCTGTCCGAATGGTCTCCAAGTTggtaaaaatgtgttatttgagaCTGTGGGACAAAACGAGTTCAGAGCGGCTAACGTCCACAGCGGCCAGCAGCTCGTGTGTAAA GTGTTTCCTATCTCTAGATATTTGCGGTCAGTGGCCATCTACCATCACCTTCCTGTCCACCCCAACCTCAGCCAGCTCACAGAAACTGTTGTTGGGGAAACAATGGCTTATGTGTTCTTTGATCTTGCGAGTTATGGAAACATGCACACGTATGTTCAGACCTCAAGGAGCTTAGATGAAGATGAAGCTTCACGACTCTTTCATCAGATGGTGTCTGTTGTGGCGCATTGTCACAACAATGATGTTGTTCTGCGAGACCTGAAATTAAGaaaatttctctttaaaaatCCAGAGAG gaCTATGTTGACTCTGTCCAATCTTGAAGATGCACATATGATGGAAAAAGGTGATGATTCTGTGTATGGAAAGCATGGCTGCCCTGTCTATGCCAGTCCAGAGGGCCTACGGGCAGAGGGCAAGTACTCAGGGAAAGCAGCAGATGTATGGAGTCTTGGAGTGGCGTTATACATCATTCTTGTTGGGCGTTACCCTTTCAGTGACTCAAACTCCAACATGCTCTTCAATAAAATCCAGAGGTGTAAGTTCAGTCTTCCAGACACCCTCTCGCCTAAAGCCAGGTGTCTGATACAGAACATCCTTCGATTGGACCCTACAGAACGTCTAACGGCAGAGGACATCTTGGACCATCCTTGGTTTTCATCTCTTAGCTCTCAGAAAGTGTGGAGGAGTATGTTCTACCAAGATGATGATCAAATGGTTCCAGAATTTTGTAGCTAA